Proteins encoded together in one Pelagicoccus enzymogenes window:
- a CDS encoding UDP-N-acetylglucosamine--N-acetylmuramyl-(pentapeptide) pyrophosphoryl-undecaprenol N-acetylglucosamine transferase has product MKRALIACGGTGGHMSPGIALAEELTSRNWKCTLLISNKQVDSRLVRKYDQFEYETVDGRPFSVRPDRLLLFLVSLVRGTLKCSRLVHASNPDVVIGFGGFLSMPAMLAGYFAGLPTVVHEANRVAGRVTRIVSWFARRIYLPKGVKIRTKRSSRIRYVGMPVRNEIVSQSKTEAKRKLGLDPQLKVLVIMGGSQGAESLNKWVKASLPALAQKEVQVFCLTGGSDTDGSMTFKSPKGTEVRSLFRRFSDDMATVLSAADLVVSRSGAGSIAEMMRCRAPGILIPYPYSADDHQVENARHFEMLGCGLRMSQDYLGDLLKEVQDVLFNEWLMQKFRHNLELADRKDVREFMANDLERIVAGNGLSMAARTEQGLRA; this is encoded by the coding sequence ATGAAGCGAGCGCTTATAGCATGTGGAGGCACGGGGGGGCATATGTCGCCTGGCATCGCTCTTGCGGAGGAACTCACCTCGCGCAACTGGAAATGCACGCTGCTCATCAGCAACAAGCAAGTCGATTCCCGCTTGGTGCGAAAGTACGATCAATTTGAATACGAAACGGTAGACGGTCGCCCCTTCTCCGTGAGGCCAGATCGCTTGCTGCTGTTTTTGGTCAGTTTGGTTCGGGGAACTCTCAAGTGCAGTCGCCTGGTTCACGCGAGCAATCCGGACGTGGTGATTGGCTTTGGAGGCTTTCTCTCGATGCCTGCCATGCTGGCGGGATACTTCGCTGGTTTGCCCACGGTCGTGCACGAAGCCAATCGAGTGGCTGGCCGTGTGACGCGCATCGTCAGTTGGTTCGCTCGCCGCATCTATTTGCCCAAGGGCGTCAAAATCCGCACGAAGCGCAGCAGCCGTATCCGTTATGTGGGGATGCCGGTGCGCAACGAAATCGTGAGCCAGTCGAAAACGGAAGCGAAGCGGAAGCTGGGATTGGATCCGCAACTCAAGGTCCTGGTGATCATGGGCGGCAGCCAAGGGGCGGAGTCCCTGAACAAGTGGGTGAAGGCCAGCTTGCCTGCTCTAGCCCAGAAGGAAGTGCAGGTCTTTTGCTTGACGGGTGGATCCGATACGGACGGGTCCATGACTTTCAAGTCGCCCAAGGGCACGGAAGTGCGCTCGTTGTTTCGCCGTTTCTCGGACGACATGGCAACGGTGTTGTCGGCGGCGGACTTGGTTGTATCGCGCTCGGGAGCGGGGAGCATCGCGGAGATGATGCGTTGCCGCGCTCCGGGAATCCTGATTCCGTATCCGTATTCTGCGGACGATCATCAAGTGGAGAACGCTCGGCATTTCGAGATGTTGGGCTGCGGTTTGCGCATGTCGCAGGACTATCTCGGGGACTTGCTGAAGGAAGTGCAGGATGTCTTGTTCAACGAATGGTTGATGCAGAAGTTTCGACATAATCTGGAGCTGGCGGACCGGAAGGACGTTCGCGAATTCATGGCAAACGATTTGGAGCGGATCGTTGCGGGAAACGGCTTGAGCATGGCTGCTAGGACGGAACAGGGGCTGCGGGCATGA
- a CDS encoding FtsW/RodA/SpoVE family cell cycle protein, which yields MAKKTKKKHVGSNGVLNPALVVLVCAGLLTVLGIIILFSASLHINKNSPYFFIEKQAVWIGVTVLVGLLLMLVNLDWIRRFIWVGYLIGIGVLLLVFVPGIGTTINGSRSWVRIGPIGFQVAEIAKVSFVFFVAHYFSSIRSDNSKFLRGFIYPGIGMGIYIALVIAQPDLGTALIYVMVAVSLLYLAGVRLVYLVPSVLAGFSGVVALIYNDAERWSRLTAFWNMEAEKAGDAYQGWQALLAFGAGGIDGVGLGNGRQQQSFLPEAHNDFIFAIIGEELGMIATLAVVLTYGVLFVAGIMHIRNAPNTYQYLLAAGCVLMISVQSILNLGVVTGVLPTTGLPLPFISYGGSNFLTMGIFVAIILNTSLAWRGPVLQQSKRKLKDIEG from the coding sequence ATGGCGAAAAAGACGAAGAAGAAGCATGTAGGATCGAACGGTGTACTGAATCCAGCACTGGTCGTTTTGGTCTGTGCCGGTCTGCTTACAGTGCTAGGGATCATCATCCTTTTCAGCGCGAGTCTGCACATCAACAAGAACTCGCCTTACTTTTTCATTGAAAAGCAGGCGGTTTGGATCGGGGTCACCGTATTGGTGGGCCTCCTTTTAATGTTGGTGAATCTCGATTGGATTCGCCGCTTCATCTGGGTGGGCTACCTGATAGGAATTGGGGTTCTCTTGCTGGTGTTCGTTCCGGGAATTGGCACCACCATTAACGGAAGTCGCAGTTGGGTGCGCATCGGCCCCATCGGTTTCCAGGTCGCGGAGATCGCCAAGGTCAGCTTCGTCTTTTTTGTGGCTCACTACTTCAGCTCGATTCGCTCCGATAATTCAAAGTTTCTGCGTGGCTTCATCTATCCGGGGATCGGCATGGGGATTTACATCGCTCTGGTCATTGCACAGCCGGATTTGGGTACGGCTTTGATTTACGTCATGGTGGCGGTGAGCCTGCTTTATCTCGCAGGGGTACGCTTGGTCTACCTGGTGCCCTCCGTATTGGCCGGTTTTTCCGGCGTGGTTGCCTTGATTTACAACGATGCGGAGCGTTGGAGTCGCCTGACCGCGTTCTGGAACATGGAAGCGGAGAAGGCGGGCGACGCTTACCAAGGGTGGCAAGCATTGCTGGCCTTTGGGGCAGGGGGAATCGACGGAGTCGGGCTCGGCAACGGCCGCCAGCAACAGAGCTTCCTGCCGGAGGCCCACAACGACTTCATCTTCGCCATTATCGGCGAAGAGCTGGGTATGATTGCCACCCTCGCAGTGGTGCTCACTTACGGAGTGCTCTTCGTGGCGGGAATCATGCACATCCGAAATGCTCCCAACACTTACCAGTACTTGCTTGCCGCGGGCTGCGTATTGATGATTTCGGTACAGTCGATCCTCAACCTGGGCGTGGTGACAGGGGTCTTGCCTACGACCGGATTGCCTCTGCCCTTTATCAGTTACGGGGGGTCGAACTTCCTAACGATGGGCATTTTCGTAGCGATCATTCTCAACACGAGTTTAGCCTGGCGGGGGCCAGTGTTGCAGCAGTCTAAACGCAAACTCAAGGATATCGAAGGATGA
- a CDS encoding muramidase family protein codes for MKLSAYKTLESSKRAQTLSRIILIAGAHLVIIGGTYLVTNFGDQPAGDSVALAGVGTWSNQSATASQPSVDASSSTLFDSRASDLSGYNAGEGQSVLLASNDSSSSSSSGARYAPRRPSSSSTLNNPPSQPSSNSRVTRDDDFLTPINRPDDDLYPVRSSSAPAPGLSQTIEYKVQNGDSLWGISQRFKINVKDITAVNPGLTVNIRAGQVIKIPRTTESASVGYQAPSSSSAPESKPVNGTIYTVKSGDVLSRIASRQGVTVAQLKAANGLSNDMIRVGQELVIPTRSNSAELVSNQHRGPKVTIEAGDTLDKYAAIYGVSVSELMELNNISNPRLIRIGQTLLIPEKGQARIATQETPQPRRSQTTQPRSTPPARSLPTLEELPRERETRTPPPTLPTLDEAFGEEDLEDQPLIQISE; via the coding sequence ATGAAACTATCAGCGTACAAAACCCTCGAATCGAGCAAGCGCGCCCAGACTTTGAGCCGCATCATTTTGATTGCGGGAGCCCATCTCGTGATTATCGGAGGCACTTACCTCGTAACGAATTTCGGCGATCAGCCGGCGGGAGACTCGGTGGCGCTCGCAGGCGTGGGAACTTGGTCGAACCAGAGCGCCACGGCGAGCCAGCCCAGCGTGGACGCATCATCCAGCACGCTCTTCGATTCCCGAGCCAGCGACCTGAGCGGCTACAACGCGGGTGAGGGGCAATCCGTCCTGCTCGCGAGCAACGATTCCTCCTCATCGAGCAGTTCCGGTGCCCGTTACGCGCCGCGCCGTCCCAGCTCCTCCAGCACTCTGAACAATCCTCCGAGCCAGCCCAGTTCCAACAGCCGCGTGACGCGCGACGACGATTTTCTCACGCCGATCAACCGTCCAGACGACGATCTCTATCCGGTGCGAAGCAGCAGCGCTCCAGCGCCAGGCTTGTCGCAGACAATCGAATACAAGGTGCAGAACGGCGACAGCCTTTGGGGCATCTCGCAACGCTTTAAGATCAACGTAAAGGACATCACTGCCGTGAATCCAGGGCTCACTGTCAACATCCGGGCGGGACAGGTCATCAAGATCCCGCGTACGACGGAGTCTGCCAGCGTGGGGTACCAAGCTCCCAGCTCCAGCTCTGCACCAGAGTCGAAGCCGGTCAACGGAACGATTTACACCGTCAAGTCCGGCGACGTGCTTTCTCGGATCGCTTCTCGCCAAGGGGTCACCGTTGCCCAGCTGAAGGCGGCCAATGGCTTGAGCAACGACATGATTCGCGTCGGTCAGGAACTGGTTATCCCAACCCGTTCCAACAGCGCGGAATTGGTGTCGAACCAGCATCGCGGACCCAAGGTTACGATCGAGGCAGGCGACACTTTGGACAAGTATGCAGCGATTTACGGCGTATCGGTCTCCGAGCTGATGGAGCTAAACAACATCAGCAACCCGCGCCTCATTCGCATCGGTCAAACGCTTTTGATCCCGGAAAAGGGGCAAGCTCGTATCGCTACCCAAGAAACGCCCCAGCCAAGGCGCAGCCAAACGACGCAGCCGCGCTCGACGCCGCCCGCTCGTTCGCTGCCGACGCTTGAGGAGCTTCCACGCGAAAGGGAGACGCGGACTCCGCCTCCTACTTTGCCGACCTTGGATGAAGCGTTTGGGGAAGAGGATCTGGAAGATCAGCCGCTGATCCAAATCTCCGAGTAA